In one Candidatus Planktophila versatilis genomic region, the following are encoded:
- the ppdK gene encoding pyruvate, phosphate dikinase has translation MPATPLVYPFTFGDRSMADLLGGKGANLSEMTRMGLPVPPGFTITTQACREFLASGVIPSSLTGEIESALRELEKMLDKKFGDPKNPLLVSVRSGAKFSMPGMMETVLNVGMTPEVAESLAKQTGDAKFAWDSYRRFIDMFGRIVCDIPPADFKKIEARILEANSVNSIQELTVDGLKALSQALIREIEAQTGKDFPTDPRQHLISSVEAVFHSWNSERAQIYRQRERIPSDLGTAVNIQSMVFGNLSDDSGTGVAFTRNPATGENGSYGDYLDRAQGEDVVAGIRNTMTLVEMNEREPKAFQELERVMSLLENHYRDLCDIEFTVERGKLWILQTRVGKRTAEAAFRVALQLVDEGKISMDEALSRISGEQLGHLMFPQFDLAGQVTEIARGIPASAGAAVGEVVFDSRRAFDLARAGHKVILVRRETSPDDLVGMVASEGILTSRGGKTSHAAVVARGMGKTAICGTESISVDERANLFTVGALTVYEGEVISIDGTSGIVYLGALPTIASPVTAYLEGKLDANSPQATPVVKAVDRILQHADASRVLRVRTNADTPEDAVRARILGAEGVGLCRTEHMFLGPRRAYVESLILAENEEAQRGIIAEMEPLQRGDFVGIMMAMSGLPVTIRLLDPPLHEFLPNIAELSAEMARAEALGEEISPRQQAVFAAVKRLHESNPMLGLRGVRLGILIPELFKMQVRALVHACLEVRKLGHNPMPEIMVPLVATQRELLYLRKTLEEEIANTLTGTGQHFDIPIGSMIETPRAAMTAGKIADHADFFSFGTNDLTQMTWAFSRDDVESSFLPRYLDLELVPFNPFESLDQDGVGLLVRIATEQARAHTSDFKIGVCGEHGGDPRSIHFFHSLHLDYVSCSPFRVPIARLESGRAVVLANMAGPASSST, from the coding sequence ATGCCTGCAACGCCGCTGGTTTATCCGTTCACCTTCGGAGATCGCTCTATGGCCGATCTCCTCGGTGGCAAAGGTGCCAATTTATCCGAGATGACCCGGATGGGTCTTCCGGTACCACCGGGATTTACCATCACCACCCAAGCGTGTCGAGAATTTCTGGCATCAGGTGTCATTCCATCTTCCCTCACTGGTGAAATCGAAAGCGCACTGCGCGAACTCGAGAAGATGCTTGATAAGAAATTTGGCGATCCGAAGAATCCACTCTTAGTTTCAGTCCGTTCCGGTGCAAAGTTTTCTATGCCAGGCATGATGGAGACTGTTCTCAATGTTGGCATGACTCCAGAAGTTGCCGAATCACTTGCAAAGCAAACTGGTGATGCCAAATTTGCCTGGGATTCCTACCGCCGCTTCATCGATATGTTCGGCCGCATCGTCTGCGACATTCCGCCGGCTGATTTCAAGAAAATTGAAGCTCGAATTCTTGAAGCAAATTCCGTAAATAGTATTCAAGAGTTAACTGTAGATGGCCTAAAAGCCCTATCACAGGCTCTCATTAGAGAGATTGAAGCCCAGACCGGTAAGGATTTTCCAACAGATCCACGCCAGCATCTGATTAGCTCTGTGGAAGCAGTTTTCCACTCTTGGAATTCAGAGCGCGCCCAGATTTATCGCCAACGTGAACGCATTCCATCTGATCTAGGAACTGCGGTAAATATCCAGTCCATGGTCTTTGGAAATCTCAGTGATGATTCTGGAACTGGCGTTGCCTTCACCAGAAACCCAGCCACTGGTGAAAACGGTAGTTATGGCGATTATCTAGATCGCGCCCAAGGTGAAGATGTTGTTGCCGGTATCCGTAACACTATGACTTTAGTTGAGATGAATGAGCGCGAGCCAAAGGCTTTCCAAGAGCTAGAGCGAGTGATGTCACTTCTAGAAAATCACTATCGCGATCTATGCGATATCGAATTCACGGTAGAACGCGGAAAACTCTGGATCTTGCAGACTCGCGTAGGAAAGCGCACCGCCGAAGCAGCATTTCGCGTTGCCCTACAACTTGTCGATGAAGGCAAGATTTCTATGGATGAAGCCCTCTCTAGAATCTCTGGTGAGCAGCTAGGTCACCTCATGTTCCCGCAATTCGATTTGGCCGGACAGGTAACTGAAATTGCCCGCGGTATCCCAGCTTCAGCAGGCGCCGCCGTCGGTGAAGTTGTCTTTGACTCAAGACGAGCATTTGATTTAGCACGCGCCGGACATAAGGTAATTTTGGTAAGACGTGAAACCAGCCCTGATGATCTAGTGGGAATGGTTGCCTCTGAAGGAATTCTCACCAGTCGCGGTGGCAAGACTTCTCACGCAGCTGTAGTGGCTCGTGGAATGGGTAAGACAGCTATTTGTGGAACAGAGAGCATCTCAGTTGATGAGCGCGCTAACTTATTTACCGTCGGTGCGCTCACCGTCTATGAAGGTGAAGTGATCTCTATCGATGGCACAAGTGGCATCGTCTACTTAGGTGCACTTCCTACTATTGCCTCCCCCGTTACCGCCTACCTAGAAGGCAAGCTTGATGCTAATTCGCCACAGGCAACACCCGTTGTAAAGGCGGTAGACCGCATTTTGCAGCATGCAGATGCCTCACGTGTGCTGCGGGTTCGAACTAATGCTGATACCCCAGAAGATGCCGTGCGCGCCCGCATTCTCGGCGCCGAAGGTGTGGGGCTCTGTCGCACAGAACATATGTTCTTAGGACCACGCCGTGCCTATGTTGAGAGCCTGATTTTGGCTGAAAATGAAGAAGCGCAACGTGGAATCATCGCCGAAATGGAACCACTACAACGCGGCGATTTCGTCGGCATCATGATGGCGATGTCTGGACTTCCAGTGACAATCCGACTGCTTGATCCACCACTGCATGAGTTCTTGCCTAATATTGCAGAGCTCAGCGCCGAGATGGCGCGCGCAGAAGCACTCGGAGAAGAAATTTCTCCGCGCCAACAAGCAGTCTTTGCCGCCGTGAAACGCCTGCATGAATCTAATCCAATGCTGGGTCTTCGTGGAGTTCGCCTTGGAATTTTGATTCCCGAACTATTTAAGATGCAGGTTCGCGCCCTTGTGCATGCCTGTCTTGAAGTTCGAAAGCTTGGCCATAACCCAATGCCAGAGATCATGGTTCCACTTGTTGCCACCCAGCGAGAGCTGCTATACTTGCGCAAGACCCTGGAAGAAGAAATTGCCAATACTCTTACCGGCACCGGACAACACTTCGATATTCCAATCGGTAGCATGATTGAGACTCCTCGCGCTGCTATGACTGCCGGCAAGATTGCAGACCATGCCGACTTCTTCTCATTTGGAACAAATGATCTAACCCAAATGACCTGGGCCTTTAGCCGCGATGATGTGGAATCAAGCTTCTTGCCGCGCTATCTAGATTTAGAGCTCGTGCCCTTTAATCCATTTGAATCACTGGATCAAGATGGTGTGGGGCTGCTGGTGCGCATCGCAACCGAGCAAGCACGTGCTCACACCTCAGATTTTAAAATTGGTGTCTGCGGTGAACACGGTGGAGATCCACGCAGTATTCACTTCTTCCACTCACTGCACCTTGATTACGTCTCCTGCTCCCCATTTAGAGTGCCAATTGCTCGCTTAGAGTCAGGGCGAGCAGTGGTACTGGCTAATATGGCAGGCCCAGCAAGTTCTAGTACTTAG
- a CDS encoding MFS transporter, translating into MKNTLKQGLPIFAISSNMRAGLILIGPLLPILKEEYGISVFTESILAATPLLCFSLSAILMRSISRLGNTNRVISYAITLLTLSLFLRTTFDIASILIFSITLGISVAVLNYMLPVWVKENGTSNAGLLTGIYASVMGSCAAISLAITAPLAEASSYTWRLAMLPWFIIGALTALWWWIKIPSSSVSDVVESKESFWANPLFKSSSAWSITILFGLLNMIHYASATWLPTILITKGFTLVNAGILVAVATLVGSLLSLAVPHFAAKRKDFRMVLIVFSIFLAISYFAISVDTGMSLWVWVILGNIGVYVTFSIALFLVVFRAADAAKTKSLSIMMQSVGYVMATVSPIILGRLFDITGNWDRALYFIIGLAALQVFVAIKAGSNEKV; encoded by the coding sequence ATGAAAAATACCTTGAAGCAGGGCCTGCCGATATTTGCAATCTCATCGAATATGAGAGCCGGCCTCATTCTCATTGGCCCACTACTTCCAATTCTTAAAGAAGAATACGGAATCAGCGTCTTTACTGAATCAATTCTGGCTGCAACACCGCTTCTCTGCTTCTCACTTTCCGCAATTTTAATGCGCAGTATTAGCCGTCTAGGAAATACCAATCGCGTTATTTCTTACGCCATCACACTTCTTACACTCTCACTCTTCTTACGTACTACCTTTGATATTGCATCCATCTTAATTTTCTCCATCACACTCGGTATCTCAGTGGCTGTGCTTAACTACATGTTGCCGGTCTGGGTAAAGGAGAATGGCACCTCAAATGCGGGGCTACTGACCGGAATCTATGCCTCTGTCATGGGATCGTGCGCGGCCATTTCACTTGCCATCACCGCTCCACTTGCCGAAGCATCTTCCTACACCTGGCGCCTGGCCATGCTTCCTTGGTTCATCATCGGCGCCCTCACCGCGCTGTGGTGGTGGATCAAGATTCCTAGCTCTTCAGTATCTGATGTCGTGGAGAGCAAGGAAAGTTTCTGGGCAAATCCACTATTTAAGAGCAGCTCTGCTTGGTCAATCACCATCTTGTTCGGTCTGCTGAACATGATTCATTACGCATCAGCGACCTGGTTGCCAACTATCTTGATAACTAAAGGCTTCACCTTGGTCAACGCGGGAATTCTGGTTGCGGTAGCAACGTTGGTGGGATCTCTGCTTAGCTTGGCCGTTCCGCACTTTGCGGCAAAGCGGAAAGATTTCCGCATGGTGTTAATTGTCTTCTCAATCTTCCTGGCGATTTCCTACTTTGCTATCTCAGTTGATACCGGCATGAGCCTGTGGGTATGGGTAATCCTGGGAAACATTGGGGTATATGTGACCTTCTCCATCGCATTGTTCTTAGTTGTCTTCCGCGCAGCAGATGCGGCAAAGACCAAGTCACTTTCCATCATGATGCAATCAGTTGGATATGTGATGGCGACCGTTTCGCCAATCATTCTGGGCAGACTCTTTGACATCACCGGCAATTGGGATCGCGCGCTCTACTTCATCATCGGACTTGCAGCGCTACAGGTATTTGTTGCCATTAAGGCCGGATCTAACGAGAAGGTTTAA
- a CDS encoding 2-hydroxyacid dehydrogenase yields the protein MKIWTQWSDLTLPAGMTHLETDGFVPSASQFDEIEFYVPSYMGGLKTIEIIPKMKNLKVVHYNQAGYEDILPHIPQGVSLSNGTGIHDVSTSELAIGLAIACRRGFAEFMDNQKQGIWKRTTKPALADSHVGIIGYGHIGKRIGSLLEMFETKVTAFTRSGSDGSIKIAEFDAYLPKLDVIILILPLTPESKNFMNAERIKKMKDGATLVNVARGAIVDTDALVAELHTGRITAGLDVTDPEPLPAGHPLWSAPNVIISPHVGGDSGAFQPRARTMVSQQLQLLSENKPLLNQIIAAS from the coding sequence ATGAAGATCTGGACTCAATGGAGTGATCTCACTCTTCCCGCCGGCATGACACACCTAGAAACTGATGGATTTGTTCCGTCTGCATCGCAATTTGATGAGATTGAATTCTACGTTCCCAGCTATATGGGCGGTCTTAAGACCATTGAAATTATTCCGAAGATGAAAAACCTTAAGGTTGTGCACTACAACCAAGCGGGATATGAAGATATTTTGCCCCATATTCCGCAAGGAGTAAGCCTGAGTAATGGAACCGGAATCCACGATGTCTCCACCTCAGAACTGGCAATTGGTCTAGCGATTGCTTGCCGCCGCGGATTTGCCGAGTTTATGGATAACCAGAAGCAGGGCATCTGGAAGCGCACAACAAAGCCAGCACTTGCTGACTCACACGTTGGAATCATTGGCTATGGCCATATCGGCAAGCGAATCGGATCCCTGTTAGAGATGTTTGAAACTAAAGTCACCGCCTTCACGCGAAGTGGTAGCGATGGCTCAATAAAAATTGCAGAATTTGATGCCTATCTTCCAAAGCTCGATGTCATTATTTTAATTCTGCCACTCACTCCTGAATCAAAGAACTTTATGAACGCAGAACGTATAAAGAAGATGAAAGATGGCGCCACCTTGGTTAACGTCGCTCGTGGTGCCATCGTCGACACCGACGCTCTCGTTGCCGAACTTCACACCGGGCGCATTACCGCTGGTTTAGATGTGACCGATCCAGAACCACTACCGGCCGGTCATCCGCTCTGGTCGGCACCAAACGTCATCATCTCCCCCCATGTGGGCGGAGATAGTGGAGCCTTCCAACCGCGAGCACGCACAATGGTGTCGCAGCAGCTACAGCTGCTATCTGAAAATAAACCCTTGCTTAATCAGATTATCGCTGCGAGTTAA
- a CDS encoding ATP-dependent DNA helicase, whose product MSDLSAQVRKALDAAVAAIGGSTREGQIEMAEAVANALTDRHHLMVQAGTGTGKSLAYIVPALVHGRKVLVATATLALQRQLVERDLPAVVPALEKVLGREITYGIYKGVGNYVCLQKMNADDTDPDGELVLESSYLEKDAKRLIAWAKTPGVSGDRDDAPDVDRRVWAANSLSGRECVGADVCAWGAQCFAAKAKAKAQEADVVVTNHTLLAIEIVDSHPILPERDAVILDEAHEFMDRTTQAVTEELTSGRVQRAAAMARKYSPGKPSEALTKAADSFHDAMADYGESVKSDFAAQGRLEDIPSMLEAPIRKLKESSTAFVQILSADDEIIDPDSNAERARVKGAVQEIATTAGKLLKMGDEHVLWYEPTFSTLHLAPLSVSHVLRSNLLTKTPVIATSATLTVGNNFDAMARSIGFVVGTDADAESDSEDIDPANVQMLDVGSPFDFANQGVLYLPKHLPEPGRDGPSKEVLDELGELIDAAGGRTLALFSSWRGVEAADAHLREVLVDLPISIITQKRGDAVGPLVERFAKDETSILLGTMSLWQGVDVPGNSCILVAIDRIPFPRPDEPVMSARSSLADASGGSGFMQVSVPRAALLLAQGTGRLIRSIEDRGVVAILDSRIVTKRYGSVLLNSMPPLWRTSDGAVVRESLRRLASSVDE is encoded by the coding sequence ATGAGCGATTTATCTGCGCAGGTGCGAAAAGCACTCGATGCGGCAGTAGCAGCTATTGGCGGATCAACGCGCGAAGGCCAGATTGAGATGGCCGAAGCAGTTGCGAACGCGCTCACTGATAGACACCACCTCATGGTCCAGGCGGGTACTGGCACAGGCAAATCTCTTGCCTACATTGTTCCCGCACTGGTTCATGGTCGAAAAGTGTTGGTAGCGACAGCAACTCTTGCTTTGCAGAGACAGTTGGTAGAACGTGATTTACCAGCAGTTGTGCCAGCGCTGGAAAAAGTGCTGGGGCGCGAGATTACTTATGGAATTTATAAAGGTGTAGGCAACTATGTCTGTCTGCAGAAGATGAACGCCGATGACACCGATCCAGATGGTGAGTTAGTTCTGGAATCTTCTTATCTAGAAAAAGATGCCAAGCGCTTGATTGCTTGGGCTAAGACGCCGGGAGTTTCGGGAGACCGAGATGATGCACCGGATGTAGATCGCAGAGTATGGGCGGCTAACTCTTTATCAGGGCGTGAATGCGTGGGCGCTGATGTCTGTGCCTGGGGCGCGCAATGTTTTGCCGCGAAGGCAAAAGCGAAAGCGCAAGAGGCTGATGTTGTTGTCACCAACCACACCTTGCTGGCCATCGAAATAGTTGATTCGCATCCGATTTTGCCGGAGCGCGATGCCGTGATTTTGGATGAAGCTCACGAGTTTATGGATCGCACCACACAAGCGGTAACCGAAGAGCTCACATCAGGGCGGGTGCAGAGAGCTGCTGCCATGGCTCGCAAATACTCACCTGGCAAGCCAAGTGAGGCGCTGACGAAGGCAGCCGATAGTTTTCATGATGCGATGGCTGATTACGGTGAAAGCGTGAAGAGTGATTTTGCAGCGCAAGGTCGCCTGGAAGATATTCCAAGTATGTTAGAAGCACCGATTCGAAAGTTAAAAGAGAGTTCAACGGCATTTGTGCAGATACTGAGCGCCGATGATGAAATCATCGATCCTGATAGCAATGCCGAGCGCGCTCGAGTAAAGGGTGCGGTGCAAGAGATTGCAACGACTGCCGGCAAGTTACTTAAAATGGGCGATGAGCATGTGCTCTGGTATGAGCCAACATTTTCCACCTTGCATTTGGCACCACTTTCGGTCTCACACGTCTTGCGCAGCAATTTGCTCACTAAGACGCCAGTGATTGCCACCTCTGCCACGTTAACTGTGGGCAATAACTTTGATGCGATGGCGCGCAGTATTGGTTTCGTTGTGGGAACAGATGCTGATGCTGAAAGTGATAGTGAAGATATCGACCCAGCAAATGTGCAGATGCTCGATGTCGGATCTCCCTTTGATTTTGCTAATCAGGGAGTTCTCTATCTGCCAAAACATTTACCAGAGCCAGGTCGCGATGGTCCGAGCAAAGAGGTACTGGATGAACTCGGGGAACTGATTGACGCTGCAGGCGGTCGCACCCTTGCTCTCTTTAGTTCCTGGCGCGGGGTGGAGGCAGCAGATGCCCACCTGCGTGAAGTATTAGTTGATTTACCGATTTCGATTATCACGCAAAAACGTGGTGATGCGGTGGGGCCTCTGGTAGAGCGTTTTGCAAAAGATGAAACTTCTATCTTGCTCGGCACGATGTCGCTATGGCAGGGCGTGGATGTGCCAGGAAATTCCTGCATTTTAGTTGCCATCGATCGCATTCCATTTCCGCGTCCCGATGAACCGGTCATGTCTGCCCGATCATCGCTAGCTGATGCATCAGGTGGCAGTGGATTTATGCAGGTATCAGTACCGCGCGCCGCGCTGTTATTGGCGCAAGGAACAGGTCGTTTGATTCGCAGCATTGAAGACCGAGGCGTTGTGGCAATCCTTGATTCAAGAATTGTCACAAAGCGCTATGGCAGCGTGCTGCTTAACTCGATGCCACCGCTGTGGCGAACAAGTGATGGGGCAGTGGTGCGCGAATCACTTCGCAGACTTGCCTCAAGTGTGGATGAGTAA